From Vitis vinifera cultivar Pinot Noir 40024 chromosome 5, ASM3070453v1, the proteins below share one genomic window:
- the LOC100266502 gene encoding late embryogenesis abundant protein D-34 — protein sequence MSQEQPRRPQSDQEPIKYGDVFPVAGSLADKPVAPQDAALMQSAETAVLGQTQKGGPAATMQSAATRNERAGLVGHTDITNAAGDEGVTVTETDVPGRRIITESVAGQVLGQYVEPTPVSQMNPTVTARQAAITIGEALEATAQTAGNKPVDQSDSAAIQAAEVRATGSTIISPTGVAAAAQSAASMNTGLTRDEDKIKLTDVLSNATARLPADKAVTRQDAEGVMSAEMRNNPNLATHPGGVASSVAAAARLNESVV from the exons ATGAGTCAGGAACAGCCACGACGACCTCAGTCCGACCAAGAGCCAATAAAGTACGGGGACGTTTTTCCAGTGGCGGGAAGCCTAGCAGATAAACCAGTTGCACCTCAAGATGCTGCTCTGATGCAGTCCGCTGAGACTGCGGTGCTTGGACAGACCCAGAAGGGTGGCCCAGCCGCCACCATGCAATCTGCCGCCACCCGCAACGAGAGAGCTGGTCTTGTCGGTCATACCGATATCACTAATGCAGCCGGAGATGAAGGGGTCACCGTTACTGAGACTGATGTCCCCGGTCGACGTATCATCACCGAATCGGTTGCAGGACAG GTTCTTGGACAGTATGTTGAACCGACGCCTGTGTCGCAGATGAACCCGACGGTAACGGCGAGACAGGCTGCGATAACTATAGGTGAAGCACTGGAAGCAACTGCACAAACTGCCGGTAATAAGCCAGTGGACCAAAGTGATTCGGCGGCAATCCAAGCAGCAGAGGTGAGAGCAACCGGCAGTACTATCATAAGCCCAACTGGGGTTGCCGCTGCAGCTCAGTCCGCAGCATCTATGAACACCGGCCTGACTCGAGACGAGGACAAGATTAAGCTTACTGATGTTTTATCG AATGCGACGGCGAGACTGCCGGCGGATAAAGCTGTAACGCGCCAGGATGCCGAAGGAGTGATGAGTGCGGAGATGCGGAACAACCCGAATTTGGCCACGCATCCAGGTGGAGTGGCATCATCTGTAGCTGCAGCTGCACGCCTGAATGAAAGTGTGGTGTAA